A portion of the Alphaproteobacteria bacterium genome contains these proteins:
- a CDS encoding TIM barrel protein → MIRFAPNFYHLFLELPIRERFAAAAKIGCTAIEWHFPYELPKDELKALLDDHGLEFMYCVVPADWDAGVRGLGAQPGKQDEFRRAADQALEYIQHCNFYSINVGAGPVPPGESRERCVETYIENLDYFAAASGDHRCQFLLEPVTARRIPDWAMQTMAQARDIVAAVGRDNVGLVYDTYHMRYEETGTLSDIMDEYWPLIGYVQIGNPPDRHEPGVGELDLLWLVRRAIDKGYRGAIGMELDPSMDSWTSLLWMNALGYTVDPENRL, encoded by the coding sequence ATGATCCGCTTCGCCCCCAATTTTTATCATCTGTTCCTCGAGCTTCCGATCCGTGAACGGTTTGCCGCCGCGGCGAAGATCGGTTGCACCGCGATCGAATGGCATTTCCCCTACGAGTTGCCCAAGGATGAGCTGAAGGCGCTGCTCGATGATCACGGCCTGGAGTTCATGTATTGCGTGGTCCCGGCCGATTGGGATGCGGGCGTGCGCGGGTTGGGCGCCCAGCCCGGCAAGCAGGACGAGTTCCGGCGTGCTGCCGATCAGGCGCTGGAATATATCCAGCATTGCAATTTCTACTCGATCAATGTGGGTGCGGGGCCGGTGCCACCCGGAGAATCGCGCGAGCGTTGCGTCGAGACCTATATTGAGAACCTCGATTATTTCGCCGCTGCGTCCGGCGATCACCGCTGCCAGTTCCTGCTGGAGCCGGTCACCGCGCGGCGCATTCCCGATTGGGCCATGCAGACCATGGCCCAGGCGCGCGACATCGTGGCGGCGGTGGGCCGCGACAATGTGGGTCTCGTCTACGACACCTATCATATGCGCTATGAGGAAACCGGAACCCTGTCGGACATCATGGACGAGTACTGGCCGCTGATCGGTTACGTCCAGATCGGCAATCCGCCCGACCGGCATGAGCCGGGGGTGGGTGAACTTGACCTTCTCTGGCTTGTGCGACGCGCCATCGACAAGGGCTATCGGGGGGCCATCGGTATGGAACTCGATCCGTCGATGGACAGCTGGACCAGTCTTCTGTGGATGAACGCGCTGGGCTATACCGTCGACCCGGAAAACCGACTGTAG
- a CDS encoding CocE/NonD family hydrolase, translated as MAKKKTPYQDEQSWTDVRDGMRIDWDVPIEMDDGLVLRCDVFRPIKNGKYGVIMTYGPYGKFLHFDDAYHDQYERMVEDFPDIASGTSEKYQNWEVVDPERWVPDDYVVIRVDGRGTGRSPGVIDIWSLREAQDLAICIDWAGVQSWSNGKVGLNGISYYAENQWQAAALQPKHLAAICPWEGAADFYRDMAHHGGIMCNGFVKDWSEAQVYTVQHGKGSNGKRSRMNAEWVSGPITLTEEELGANRNNFYEDCLARKLDTDEYWQSRMPDWSKVKVPMLSTANWGGQGLHPRGNFEGFVQSASKEKYLEVHGIEHWTHFYTNYGMDLQKRFFGYYLKGEKNGWNKQPKVQLQVRHPGEVFVERHENEWPLKRTNWTKFYLNPSDMSLSGTPQKSKGDVTYGGFSDGVTFMTPPLEEDMEITGPIASKLFVSSSTSDADMFLVVRIFGPDMKEVTFQGALDPHTPIAQGWLRASHRKLDKKKSLPYRPYHTHDEEQPLDPGKAYELDVEVWPTCIHVPKGYRVALSVRGRDYVYPGDSNVQLGEYANWNGCAIFRHDDPRDRPAEIFGGDVTLHTGPKEQAHVLLPIIPAKKPARKAAAKK; from the coding sequence ATGGCGAAAAAGAAAACACCGTATCAGGACGAACAATCGTGGACCGACGTGCGTGATGGCATGCGGATCGATTGGGACGTGCCGATCGAAATGGACGATGGTCTCGTGCTGCGTTGCGATGTGTTCCGGCCGATCAAAAACGGCAAGTACGGTGTCATCATGACCTACGGTCCGTACGGCAAGTTTCTTCACTTTGACGATGCCTATCATGACCAGTATGAGCGGATGGTCGAGGACTTCCCCGATATCGCATCCGGCACCAGCGAGAAATACCAGAACTGGGAGGTCGTCGATCCCGAGCGCTGGGTCCCCGATGACTATGTGGTTATCCGTGTGGACGGGCGCGGCACGGGGCGTTCGCCCGGTGTCATCGACATCTGGTCCCTGCGCGAGGCGCAGGATCTGGCGATCTGTATCGATTGGGCCGGTGTCCAGTCATGGTCGAACGGCAAGGTCGGCCTGAACGGCATCTCCTACTACGCCGAAAATCAGTGGCAGGCCGCCGCGCTGCAGCCCAAGCATCTCGCGGCGATCTGTCCGTGGGAGGGTGCGGCCGATTTCTACCGCGACATGGCCCATCACGGCGGCATCATGTGTAACGGCTTCGTCAAGGACTGGTCGGAAGCGCAGGTCTATACGGTGCAGCACGGCAAGGGCAGCAACGGCAAGCGCTCGCGCATGAACGCCGAATGGGTCTCCGGTCCAATTACACTGACCGAGGAAGAGCTCGGCGCCAACCGGAACAATTTCTACGAGGATTGTCTCGCCCGGAAGCTCGACACCGACGAATACTGGCAGTCGCGCATGCCCGACTGGTCCAAGGTCAAGGTGCCGATGCTCTCGACCGCCAACTGGGGCGGGCAGGGCCTGCATCCGCGCGGCAACTTCGAGGGTTTCGTTCAGTCGGCCTCCAAAGAGAAGTATCTCGAAGTGCACGGGATCGAGCACTGGACGCATTTCTATACGAATTACGGCATGGATCTGCAGAAGCGTTTCTTCGGCTACTACCTGAAGGGCGAGAAGAACGGCTGGAACAAGCAGCCGAAGGTCCAGCTCCAGGTGCGCCACCCGGGCGAGGTGTTCGTCGAACGTCATGAGAATGAGTGGCCCCTGAAGCGGACCAACTGGACCAAATTCTATCTGAATCCCTCTGATATGAGCCTCTCGGGGACACCCCAGAAGAGCAAGGGTGACGTCACCTATGGTGGCTTCTCCGACGGTGTGACCTTCATGACCCCGCCGCTGGAAGAGGATATGGAGATTACGGGGCCGATCGCCTCGAAGCTCTTCGTGTCTTCGTCCACCAGCGATGCCGATATGTTCCTGGTGGTCCGGATCTTCGGGCCGGACATGAAGGAAGTCACCTTCCAGGGCGCGCTCGATCCGCACACGCCGATCGCCCAGGGCTGGCTGCGCGCATCCCATCGCAAGCTCGACAAGAAGAAGAGCCTGCCGTACCGCCCGTACCACACCCATGACGAAGAACAGCCCCTCGATCCGGGCAAGGCCTACGAGCTCGATGTCGAGGTCTGGCCGACCTGCATCCACGTGCCGAAGGGCTACCGGGTCGCACTGTCCGTGCGCGGACGGGACTATGTTTATCCGGGCGATTCCAACGTGCAACTTGGCGAATATGCCAACTGGAATGGCTGCGCGATCTTCCGCCATGACGATCCGCGCGATCGACCGGCGGAGATTTTCGGCGGCGATGTGACGTTGCACACAGGGCCGAAGGAACAGGCCCATGTGCTGTTGCCGATCATCCCGGCGAAGAAGCCGGCGCGGAAGGCCGCAGCCAAGAAGTAG
- a CDS encoding CocE/NonD family hydrolase → MDDIKYTDDPLFKSEVREGMRVDWDVPIEMDDGLILRANVYRPDDDGQYPVIMSYGPYGKDLHFEELYKTCWDLMCENHPDVPRGSSNIHQAWEVADPEKWVPRGYALVRVDSRGAGRSPGYLENFNSRETKDFYDCIEWGGVQPWSNGKVGLSGISYYGINQWQVAALQPPHLAAICPWEGSTDYYREGSYHGGIYSTFAKNWYDMQIMKLQHGYGDRGFRSRANGEWAAGPETLSDNELGANRFDLHQSLRTHPLDDEFFADRAVDLSRIEVPILSCGNWGGAPLHPRGNFNAFMQASSKEKYLEVHGLEHWSLYYTDYGNDLMWRFFDCYLKGDDSGWKDQPRVSLNVRHPGEKFVPRGEEDWPLPRAQWTRFHFEPVGQILSETPTSEAATITYQAMGDGLTFLSNPAAEDTEICGPMAVKLNVSSDTKDADMFVILRVFQPDMKEVTFRGALDPHTPVASGWLRASHRKLDPARSKEWAPYHTHDEVQELTPGEIYELDIEIHGSGIVVPKGYRFALSIRGCDYVYPGEPDSGLSNMKNAFTGVGPFLHDDETDRPPEVFDNNVTVHLGNDHAGYVLLPIIPAK, encoded by the coding sequence ATGGACGACATCAAATATACCGACGACCCACTGTTCAAAAGCGAGGTCCGTGAGGGTATGCGCGTCGATTGGGATGTGCCCATCGAGATGGATGACGGCCTCATTCTGCGCGCCAATGTCTATCGCCCGGACGATGACGGCCAATATCCGGTGATCATGTCCTACGGCCCCTACGGCAAAGACCTCCATTTCGAGGAACTCTACAAGACCTGCTGGGATCTGATGTGCGAAAATCATCCGGATGTCCCGCGTGGGTCCTCGAACATCCATCAGGCCTGGGAAGTGGCTGACCCCGAAAAATGGGTGCCGCGCGGATATGCGCTGGTGCGGGTCGATTCTCGCGGCGCCGGCCGCTCGCCGGGTTATCTCGAAAACTTCAATTCGCGCGAGACAAAGGATTTCTACGACTGCATTGAATGGGGTGGTGTGCAGCCCTGGTCGAACGGCAAGGTCGGTCTCAGCGGCATTTCCTATTATGGGATTAACCAGTGGCAGGTGGCCGCCCTGCAGCCGCCGCACCTGGCCGCGATCTGCCCGTGGGAAGGCTCGACGGATTATTACCGTGAGGGAAGCTACCACGGGGGCATCTACTCGACGTTCGCCAAGAACTGGTACGACATGCAGATCATGAAACTGCAACACGGCTACGGCGATCGCGGTTTCCGCTCGCGTGCCAATGGCGAATGGGCAGCCGGTCCGGAGACCTTGTCCGATAACGAGTTGGGCGCCAACCGGTTCGATTTGCATCAATCCTTGCGCACCCATCCGCTCGATGACGAGTTCTTTGCCGATCGTGCGGTGGACCTCTCCAGGATCGAAGTGCCGATCCTCAGTTGTGGCAACTGGGGCGGTGCGCCGCTGCATCCGCGTGGCAATTTCAACGCGTTCATGCAGGCATCTTCGAAGGAAAAATATCTCGAAGTCCACGGCCTGGAACATTGGTCGCTCTACTACACCGACTATGGCAACGACCTGATGTGGCGGTTCTTCGATTGTTATCTGAAGGGCGACGATTCCGGCTGGAAGGACCAGCCGCGCGTGTCGCTGAATGTGCGTCATCCGGGCGAGAAGTTCGTGCCGCGCGGCGAGGAGGACTGGCCGCTGCCGCGCGCCCAATGGACCAGGTTCCATTTCGAGCCGGTGGGACAAATACTTTCGGAAACGCCCACCAGCGAAGCAGCGACGATCACATATCAGGCGATGGGTGACGGCCTGACATTCCTGTCGAATCCCGCTGCGGAGGACACGGAAATCTGCGGCCCCATGGCCGTGAAGCTCAACGTGTCATCGGATACCAAGGATGCGGACATGTTCGTCATCCTGCGGGTGTTCCAGCCGGACATGAAGGAGGTTACGTTCCGCGGCGCGCTCGATCCCCACACACCGGTCGCATCAGGCTGGCTGCGGGCCTCGCACCGCAAGCTCGATCCCGCGCGCTCGAAGGAATGGGCGCCGTATCACACCCATGATGAGGTACAGGAATTGACGCCGGGCGAGATCTACGAGCTCGATATCGAGATTCACGGTTCGGGAATCGTTGTGCCGAAGGGTTATCGGTTCGCCCTGTCGATCCGCGGCTGTGACTATGTCTATCCCGGTGAGCCCGATTCCGGCCTTTCGAACATGAAGAACGCGTTTACGGGTGTCGGACCGTTCCTGCACGACGATGAGACGGACCGGCCGCCGGAGGTGTTCGACAACAATGTGACGGTGCATCTTGGCAACGATCATGCCGGCTATGTCTTGTTGCCGATCATCCCGGCCAAATAG
- a CDS encoding CocE/NonD family hydrolase: MAEKPYADDPQFRTEVRDGMRIDWDVPIEMDDGNVLRADIFRPDTRRRYPVIMSHGPYAKGLAFQEGYETAWNIMIETFPEVAQGTTNKYANWEVVDPEKWVPDGYVVIRVDSRGSGRSPGIVDVRSPRETRDFATCIDWAGVQPWSNGKVGLNGISYYAINQWHVAALKPKHLTALCVWEGAGDYYRDSNYHGGILSTFVTNWYDKQVESVQYGLGKNGPRSAVHGDLVCGPETFTRATLKKNRTDLPHELRTRTLDDAWYRGRSADWSKIDVPVLSAGNWGGQGLHPRGNIDGFVHAASRQKWLEMHGREHWTEFYTDYGLDLQKRFFGHFLKGKDTGWKKQPKVLLNIRHPDEAFVPRAEGEWPIKRTKWTKAYLDPVTGALGARKLERKRSITYAGLGDGATFLMPATDKATEITGPLAAKLFVSSETKDADLFLVVRLFAPDLKEVTFKGALDPHTPIAQGWLRASHRKLDARKSRKHQPYHSHDEEQPLKPGQVYELDVEVWPTSIVVPAGYRLGLTVRGRDYVYPGGSGGRLSNMKNEFTGVGPFVHDGRDARVYGGNVTIHCGPNHPSHLLLPVIPPKRAGKKRK, translated from the coding sequence ATGGCGGAGAAACCCTACGCGGATGATCCGCAGTTCCGCACCGAAGTTCGCGACGGCATGCGGATCGACTGGGATGTGCCGATCGAAATGGACGACGGCAATGTCCTGCGCGCGGATATCTTCCGTCCCGATACGCGACGGCGTTACCCCGTCATCATGAGCCATGGCCCCTATGCGAAGGGGTTGGCATTCCAGGAAGGTTACGAGACTGCCTGGAACATCATGATCGAGACCTTTCCCGAAGTGGCCCAGGGGACGACCAACAAATACGCCAACTGGGAAGTCGTGGACCCGGAAAAATGGGTGCCCGACGGGTATGTGGTCATCCGCGTGGATTCCCGGGGTTCGGGCCGTTCGCCCGGCATCGTGGATGTGCGTTCACCACGCGAGACGCGTGACTTTGCAACCTGTATCGACTGGGCCGGAGTGCAGCCTTGGTCGAACGGCAAGGTCGGGCTGAACGGCATCTCCTACTACGCGATCAACCAGTGGCATGTGGCGGCGCTGAAGCCCAAACATCTGACCGCGCTGTGTGTGTGGGAGGGTGCCGGCGACTATTACCGGGACTCCAATTATCACGGCGGTATCCTATCGACCTTCGTCACCAACTGGTACGACAAGCAGGTGGAATCCGTGCAATACGGATTGGGCAAGAACGGCCCGCGTTCCGCCGTGCATGGCGATCTCGTTTGCGGGCCGGAAACCTTCACCCGCGCCACGCTGAAGAAGAACCGCACAGATCTGCCGCACGAACTACGCACCCGCACGCTTGACGATGCATGGTACCGGGGCCGGTCGGCCGACTGGTCGAAGATCGACGTGCCGGTGCTGTCGGCCGGAAACTGGGGCGGGCAGGGGCTGCATCCGCGCGGCAACATCGACGGGTTCGTGCATGCGGCGTCCAGGCAGAAATGGCTGGAGATGCATGGCCGCGAGCACTGGACCGAGTTCTACACGGATTACGGTCTCGATCTGCAGAAGCGGTTCTTCGGACATTTCCTGAAGGGCAAGGATACCGGCTGGAAAAAACAGCCCAAAGTGCTGCTCAACATCCGTCACCCGGATGAAGCGTTTGTGCCCCGCGCCGAAGGCGAGTGGCCGATCAAGCGCACGAAATGGACCAAGGCCTATCTCGATCCCGTCACCGGCGCGCTCGGTGCGCGCAAACTCGAACGAAAGCGCAGCATCACCTATGCCGGCCTGGGTGACGGGGCGACATTCCTGATGCCGGCAACCGACAAGGCAACGGAGATTACGGGACCGCTGGCGGCCAAGCTGTTTGTGTCTTCGGAGACGAAGGATGCGGATCTGTTTTTGGTTGTGCGGCTGTTTGCGCCGGATCTCAAGGAAGTTACCTTCAAGGGGGCGCTCGACCCCCATACGCCGATTGCGCAAGGCTGGTTGCGGGCGTCGCATCGCAAGCTCGATGCGAGGAAGTCACGCAAGCACCAGCCCTATCACAGTCATGACGAGGAACAGCCGCTCAAGCCGGGTCAGGTCTATGAACTCGACGTTGAGGTTTGGCCGACCTCGATCGTGGTGCCGGCGGGCTATCGCCTGGGGCTTACCGTGCGCGGTCGTGACTATGTCTATCCCGGTGGATCGGGCGGGCGGTTGTCGAACATGAAGAACGAATTCACCGGTGTCGGACCTTTCGTCCATGACGGTCGTGACGCGCGGGTCTATGGCGGCAACGTCACGATCCATTGCGGGCCGAACCACCCGTCGCATCTGTTGTTACCGGTCATCCCGCCGAAGCGCGCGGGCAAGAAACGCAAATAG
- a CDS encoding CocE/NonD family hydrolase, which yields MNRIQTPGDSQMTSKVNDGMRIDWDVPLEMDDGIVLRADIYRPDDDGQYPVIISYGPYAKWLAWEDGYPHQWKQMVEDYPDCLAGSSNRYQNWELVDPEKWVPDGYICMRVDSRGAGRSQGFLDVWSAREAQDFHDCINWAGTQAWSNGKVGTSGISYYGMNQWQVASLQPKHLAAMCVWEGAADYYRDLGHHGGIACRFPSMWYNSAVVPRQHGKGALGQKSRLNGEWISGPETLSEEELADNRTDFGRDILNHPLVDDYWKARMPDYSKINVPLLSSGNWGGVGLHPRGNTEGYVNSASDQKWLEIHGLEHFTHYYTDYGMDLQRRFLGHFLKGEDTGWGEQPKVQLLIRHPDEVFVERAEDEWPIPRTEWTEMYLDPAGKTLSEAPMAEAQSYIYEAMGDGATFLTSPMVQETEITGPVTAKLFISSETEDADLFLVLRAFKPDMKEVVYKGANDPHTPVGLGWLRASHRKIDTDQTLPYRPYHTHDEVQPLTPGEIYELDIEIWPTSIVLPEGYRLGLSVRGRDYVYPGWTPGDPMIAGRVQYGVGPFKHEMPSNRPLDVFGKKVTLHTGPDHPSHVLLPVIPEK from the coding sequence ATGAACAGAATTCAGACACCCGGCGACAGCCAGATGACGTCGAAGGTCAATGACGGGATGCGCATCGATTGGGATGTGCCGCTCGAGATGGATGACGGGATCGTGCTGCGCGCCGACATCTACAGGCCCGACGATGATGGCCAATACCCGGTGATCATCAGCTACGGCCCCTATGCCAAGTGGCTCGCCTGGGAAGACGGCTATCCTCACCAGTGGAAGCAGATGGTCGAGGATTACCCCGACTGTCTGGCCGGATCGTCGAACCGTTATCAGAACTGGGAGCTGGTCGATCCCGAGAAATGGGTGCCGGACGGCTATATCTGCATGCGCGTCGACTCACGTGGTGCGGGCCGGTCCCAGGGGTTTCTCGATGTCTGGTCGGCGCGCGAGGCCCAGGATTTCCATGACTGCATCAATTGGGCGGGAACCCAGGCCTGGTCGAACGGCAAGGTCGGCACCTCGGGCATTTCCTACTACGGCATGAACCAGTGGCAGGTTGCATCGCTCCAGCCGAAACATCTGGCGGCGATGTGCGTCTGGGAAGGGGCCGCAGATTACTACCGGGACCTTGGCCATCACGGCGGCATCGCGTGCCGTTTTCCATCGATGTGGTACAACTCGGCCGTCGTTCCGCGCCAGCACGGCAAGGGTGCGCTTGGGCAGAAAAGCCGCCTCAACGGCGAATGGATATCCGGGCCGGAAACCCTTTCCGAAGAAGAACTGGCGGACAATCGCACGGATTTCGGGCGGGATATCCTCAACCATCCCCTGGTGGACGATTACTGGAAAGCCCGGATGCCGGACTATTCCAAGATCAACGTGCCGCTGCTGTCGTCGGGCAACTGGGGCGGTGTGGGTCTCCATCCGCGCGGCAACACGGAAGGGTATGTGAATTCGGCGAGCGATCAGAAATGGCTCGAGATTCATGGGCTGGAGCATTTCACCCACTATTACACCGACTACGGCATGGATTTGCAGCGCCGCTTCCTCGGCCATTTTCTGAAAGGCGAGGACACCGGTTGGGGCGAGCAGCCGAAGGTGCAGTTGCTGATACGTCACCCCGACGAGGTGTTCGTCGAACGGGCCGAGGATGAATGGCCGATCCCGCGTACCGAATGGACCGAGATGTATCTCGACCCTGCCGGCAAGACGCTTTCCGAGGCGCCCATGGCCGAGGCGCAGAGCTACATCTATGAGGCGATGGGTGACGGCGCGACGTTCCTGACATCGCCGATGGTGCAGGAGACCGAGATCACCGGCCCCGTCACGGCCAAGCTGTTCATTTCTTCGGAGACCGAGGATGCAGATCTGTTCCTCGTCCTTCGGGCCTTCAAACCGGACATGAAAGAAGTTGTCTACAAGGGCGCCAACGACCCCCACACACCCGTCGGGCTTGGCTGGTTGCGCGCGTCACATCGCAAGATCGATACCGACCAGACGCTGCCCTACCGGCCCTATCACACCCATGACGAGGTGCAGCCGCTGACGCCGGGCGAGATCTATGAGCTCGACATCGAGATCTGGCCGACGTCGATTGTCTTGCCGGAGGGCTACCGGCTGGGCCTGAGTGTCCGCGGGCGGGACTATGTCTATCCCGGCTGGACCCCGGGCGATCCGATGATCGCGGGCCGGGTCCAGTATGGTGTTGGGCCGTTCAAGCACGAGATGCCGTCCAACCGGCCGCTCGATGTCTTCGGCAAGAAGGTCACGCTGCACACAGGCCCGGACCATCCGTCCCACGTGCTGTTGCCGGTGATTCCGGAGAAGTAG
- the hmgA gene encoding homogentisate 1,2-dioxygenase, with protein MDGGTTMDQADYQSGLGNYFSTEALPGALPKGQNSPQKVPYGLYAEGISGAAFTVPRAESRQTWCYRIRPTAKAPAYKRLQQDSWHAPNAGDAPASPNQMRWDPLPLPDVPTDLIEGMQSYALCGDVHHQAGVGIHLYAANQSMSDRFFHNADGEMLFVPQQGQLTLLTELGRLDAAPGEIAVIPRGIKFRAELPQGASRGYVCENYGLPLRLPELGPIGTNGLARPRDFLTPHAAFEDRRGSFELVFKFDGGLWTTTIDRSPLDVVAWHGTHVPYKYDLANFMTFGTVSVDHPDPSIFTVLTSPSPDPGTANVDFVIFPPRWMVAEHTFRPPWFHRNVMNEFMGLVEGTYDAKADGFLPGGASLHNCMAGHGPDATTFEAASTAELAPEKIDGTLAFMLETRYVLRPTDFARSTPLLQGDYQDCWAGLEDRFDPTRP; from the coding sequence ATGGACGGCGGAACGACCATGGACCAGGCGGATTATCAAAGCGGCCTCGGCAATTACTTTTCGACCGAGGCATTGCCCGGCGCGCTTCCGAAGGGACAAAACTCGCCTCAGAAGGTTCCCTATGGGCTCTACGCCGAAGGGATCAGCGGCGCCGCCTTCACGGTGCCGCGCGCGGAATCCCGACAGACATGGTGCTACCGCATCCGGCCGACCGCCAAGGCCCCGGCCTATAAGCGCCTCCAACAGGACAGCTGGCACGCGCCGAACGCCGGCGACGCACCCGCTTCACCCAACCAGATGCGCTGGGACCCATTGCCGCTGCCGGACGTACCGACCGATCTGATTGAAGGTATGCAAAGCTACGCCCTGTGCGGCGATGTCCATCATCAGGCCGGGGTCGGCATTCACTTGTACGCGGCGAACCAATCGATGTCCGACCGGTTCTTCCACAACGCCGATGGAGAAATGCTCTTCGTGCCGCAACAGGGTCAGCTGACCCTCCTTACGGAGCTCGGCAGGCTCGACGCAGCGCCCGGCGAAATCGCGGTCATCCCGCGCGGCATCAAGTTCCGGGCCGAGCTCCCGCAGGGCGCATCACGCGGCTATGTCTGCGAGAATTACGGTCTGCCGCTTCGGCTGCCGGAGCTGGGTCCGATCGGAACCAACGGCCTGGCCAGGCCGCGCGACTTCCTGACCCCGCACGCCGCATTCGAGGATCGGCGGGGTTCCTTCGAGCTCGTGTTCAAATTCGACGGTGGTCTCTGGACGACCACAATCGACCGTTCCCCCCTCGACGTGGTCGCTTGGCACGGCACCCATGTGCCGTACAAATACGACCTGGCGAATTTCATGACGTTCGGTACCGTCAGCGTCGACCATCCCGATCCGTCGATTTTCACTGTGCTGACGTCACCCTCGCCCGACCCGGGTACGGCGAATGTGGATTTCGTGATCTTCCCACCACGCTGGATGGTCGCCGAACACACATTCCGCCCGCCCTGGTTCCACCGCAACGTGATGAACGAATTCATGGGTCTCGTTGAAGGCACCTACGACGCCAAGGCCGACGGGTTCTTGCCCGGCGGCGCCAGCCTGCATAACTGCATGGCCGGGCATGGCCCCGACGCGACGACATTCGAGGCCGCCAGCACGGCAGAACTCGCACCCGAGAAGATCGACGGCACCCTCGCCTTCATGCTCGAGACCCGCTACGTGCTCCGCCCGACGGACTTCGCGCGCAGCACGCCGTTGCTACAGGGCGACTACCAGGATTGCTGGGCCGGGTTAGAGGACAGGTTCGACCCGACACGGCCCTAG
- a CDS encoding glucose 1-dehydrogenase yields the protein MGALDNRVAIVTGAGGGIGRAMSTRFAREGAAVVCVDIDAKRVNAAVDEIVDGGGRGIALTADVAVEASAEAAVAAAVEGFGGLHVLVSNAIYDLPLAPLTEIPYDDWRRTMDVNLNSAFLFSKHAIPAIDANGGGSIILIASQLGRTAKPGRPWYCAQKGALINMAKAMALDHAHQNIRVNSLSPGPVETDRFVTNFEDRSAAQAANSTMFDRLGKPEEIAAGAVFLASEESSFMTGSDLLIDGGYTAV from the coding sequence ATGGGCGCACTCGACAACAGGGTTGCAATCGTTACCGGCGCTGGCGGCGGAATAGGTCGTGCCATGTCCACGCGGTTCGCCAGAGAAGGTGCGGCGGTCGTGTGCGTGGATATCGATGCGAAGCGAGTCAATGCGGCCGTCGATGAAATTGTGGACGGCGGCGGGAGAGGTATCGCACTGACGGCCGATGTCGCAGTCGAAGCCAGCGCCGAAGCCGCCGTCGCAGCCGCAGTCGAAGGCTTCGGAGGCCTCCATGTCCTCGTCAGCAATGCGATCTACGATCTCCCCCTCGCCCCCCTTACCGAGATTCCCTATGACGATTGGCGACGAACCATGGACGTCAACCTCAACAGCGCCTTCCTGTTTTCCAAACATGCCATCCCGGCGATCGACGCGAATGGTGGCGGCAGCATCATCCTGATCGCCTCTCAACTCGGACGGACCGCAAAGCCCGGTCGCCCCTGGTATTGCGCCCAGAAAGGCGCGCTCATCAATATGGCCAAGGCCATGGCGCTCGACCATGCGCACCAGAATATCCGGGTCAACAGTCTCTCCCCGGGGCCGGTCGAGACCGATCGTTTCGTGACCAATTTCGAAGACCGGAGCGCCGCCCAGGCCGCCAATAGCACCATGTTCGACCGGCTCGGCAAACCTGAAGAAATCGCCGCCGGCGCGGTGTTTCTCGCCAGCGAAGAATCCTCCTTCATGACCGGGTCGGACCTCTTGATCGACGGTGGTTACACAGCCGTCTGA